GGCCGGCCGGGGCCGGGTGGCCAGCAGCCCGAGCAGCAGCACCGAGAGCAGCGGGACGACGGCCGCCGCCAGCCGGTCGGCCAGGTCGAGCTGGCTGAAGGGCGCCGCGTAGGTGGTGTAGCCGTAGACGGCCAGGACCAGCACGAGCAGCAGGCCCACCCCGGCCACCCCGAGACCGGCCCGGGCCAGCGTGCGGGCGTGCGCGGTGACCGGCCGGAGGTGGCAGGCCAGCACCAGCCCGGCGAGCACGACGTAGGGCGTCGGGTCCGCGAGCTGGCGGCTGGCCAGGTAGGCCGCGTCGGGGGCGGCGTTCACCCCGAGCCGCAGCGTGGCGACGGCGAACGCCGCGACGAGCAGCAGCCGCACGAGCAGCACCAGCAACAGCACGACGACCGCGGGCTCGCGCCACCGCTGCACCCGTTCCATGCCGGTCACAGTAGTGCGGCGCTCCCGGGCCGTTGGGCCCGGCCGCGGCCGCCCGTCCGGCGGGGGCCGGCCGCTCTGGGAGACTGGGTCGGTGCAGATCGTGGTGCTGGCTGGTGGCGTGGGTGGGTCGAAGTTCGTGCAGGGGGTCCGCCGGGCTCACCCGGAGGCCACGATCACCGTGGTGGGCAACACCGCGGACGACATCACCCTGCACGGGCTGCGGGTCTGCCCCGATCTCGACACGATGATGTACACCCTCGGCGGTGGCGGCGACGACGCGCGCGGCTGGGGCCGGCTCGACGAGAGCTGGCGGGTGCTCGGCGAGCTCTCCGCCTACGGGCTGGAGCCGAGCTGGTTCTCCCTCGGCGACCTGGACCTCGGCACCCACCTGGTCCGCACCCAGATGCTCGAGGCCGGCTACCCGCTCACCGAGGTCACCCAGGCGCTCTGCGCCCGCTGGCTGGCCGACGACCCCGGCCTCCGGCTGCTGCCGATGAGCGACGACCGCGTGGAGACCCACGTCGTCATCCCCGACCCGGACTCCCCCGCCGGCCGCCGGGCCGTGCACTTCCAGGAGTACTGGGTGCGGCTGCACGCCGTGCCCGAGGCGCTCGAGGTGGTCCGCGTCGGCATCGAGGCGGCCCGCCCGACCGCAGCGGTGCTGGCGGCGCTGGCGGCGGCCGACCTGGTGCTGGTCGCGCCGAGCAACCCCGTCGTCTCCATCGGCCCGATCCTCGCCGTCCCGGGCCTGCGGGCGGCGCTGCGGGCCACCCCCGCCCCCGTGGTCGGGTTCGCCGGCATCCTCGGCGGGGCGCCGGTGCTCGGGATGGCCCACCGGCTGCTGCCGGCCATCGGGGTGGCCGTCGAGGCCGCCGCCGTCGGGCTGCACTACGGGTCGCGGGACGCCGGCGGGGTGCTGGACCTGTGGGTGATGGACGACCGCGACGCCGGCTCGGCGGCCGAGGTCACCGGCGGCGGGCTGGCCGTGACCACCACCGACCTGGTGATGGCCGACGCCGACGCCACGGCCGCCTTCGTGCGGCACGCGCTGGACCGGCTGCCGACGGGATCGGCGCCCGCGGCGTGATCACCGTCTTCGCGCCGGACGGCGCCGGTGAGGTCGCCGCCGGCACCGACCTGGCGGACCTGGTGCTGCGCACGGTCGCCGCCGACGAGCACGGCCCCCTCCTCGACGGCGACGTCGTCGTCCTCACCTCCAAGGTGCTGAGCAAGGCGGCAGGGCTCACCCGGCCCGGCTCCGACCGGGAGGCCGCTGTCGACGAGCAGACCGTGCGCACCGTCGCCCGCCGGGGCCCGACCCGGATCGTCCG
The window above is part of the Friedmanniella luteola genome. Proteins encoded here:
- the cofD gene encoding 2-phospho-L-lactate transferase, which produces MQIVVLAGGVGGSKFVQGVRRAHPEATITVVGNTADDITLHGLRVCPDLDTMMYTLGGGGDDARGWGRLDESWRVLGELSAYGLEPSWFSLGDLDLGTHLVRTQMLEAGYPLTEVTQALCARWLADDPGLRLLPMSDDRVETHVVIPDPDSPAGRRAVHFQEYWVRLHAVPEALEVVRVGIEAARPTAAVLAALAAADLVLVAPSNPVVSIGPILAVPGLRAALRATPAPVVGFAGILGGAPVLGMAHRLLPAIGVAVEAAAVGLHYGSRDAGGVLDLWVMDDRDAGSAAEVTGGGLAVTTTDLVMADADATAAFVRHALDRLPTGSAPAA